GCTCGACATCCGCCGAGCTCGTGCCGCTAAAATGGCCTTCTTTGTAATCGTAAAACGTGCCGAACCAGATTCGCATGTCATGGCCGACGTATGCGTTATCGAAATACTCTTTGAATTTCGCAGTCGCGATCATGGAGTCGCGACCCGTCTGATCGTTTCGCACAACGGCTTCCGAAAACTTTCGGGCAGCTCCGATTTCATCTGAAGCGCCGCGATCGCAGCCGGCCAGAATTGGGAGGACTGAACTAAGTGCGAGCGTCGTGCCGCAAATCGACGCCAACCAGCGTTCGTTTTTCTTTGACATAAAGTAAAATATTGTGGGAGACAAAGAAATTTTCCGGGAGCGGTAAGGGAGTTTCGGCCTGTATGGTTTCGCGAAAGACAAGTCGGCCCTTTTTGAAGATGATGAGTTCATTCATTAGGAGCTTAGTATCCGGGTGATCGCCGATTCTATGCAATCCATAGATTTCATAGAAACCATGCCGCAGGACATCAATCGGCCCTCGAATGTCCTCGACCTTGATCGCTGATCTTAGTGCGATTGGTATCTCCTGAATCGGGTCCGCAAAAAAGGTATCAGGCAACTCATCACCCTCCGGGAAGATCGGCTGTTCCACGCCAAAATCCTGCACGATCTCACCGGTCATCGCATCGAGAGCACAATACTCACGATGGGTGAAGCCCTGACGCATCACAAGCACACGGTTTAGGGTGGTGCCGAGAATCGAAAAATCCGGCTGATGCCAGCGTATATTCCCGGTGTGCAGATCAATCGCAATAATGCCCTTTGGCTCCGGGAGGTCCGGCTTCCGAAAAGTCTGTACGAAAAGAGTGTCGTTCGTCACACGATCCGAATTGAACCACCAGGCCTCACCAAGCGTGATGCCTCGCCAGAGCACTCGCCCAGTCAGTACTTCGATGGCAAACAGCGAGCCGGTCTTCGACTCAATATTGCGCTCTTCGCCTGTCAGGATGCCGCTGCTGCTGATCAACAGTTTCCAAAAGATCGTGTTATCATTTGAGGATTCCAGGGACCATAAAGGTTTAAGGATTCGACGGAAACCGAGGTGCATCACTACAAATTTACCTCGCACGGAGGTCACAGTTTGAATTTCGTCGTAATTTTGTAGTGCCCCGCATCCATAACTCATTGCCAGTTACTCGTTACTCATCCACTATTCAATGCGAATTCTTGTCCTTGGCGGCGGCGCCCGTGAACACGCGATCGCGTGGAAGCTCAATCAATCCGAGGCACTCGGCGGTCGTGTTCAGAAAATTTTCTGCGCGCCCGGCAATGCCGGCATCGCGCAAGTTGCTGAACTCGTCGAAATCATTCCGACCGATGCAAAGGCCGTCGTGGGCTTCGCAATGCGCGAGCGTATCGATCTCGTCGTCATCGGTCCTGAAGGTCCGCTCGCGATGGGTGTGGCCGATGCGCTGGATAAAGAGCGCATCCCGGTGTTCGGTCCTCGACGCAATGCAGCATTGCTCGAAAGTTCGAAGGCCTTTGCCAAGGACTTCATGCATCGCCATGGCATTCCGACCGCGCGCTATGCCGTGTTTTCGTTCGAGGAGCAGGTGGAATGCCGCGCCTTTTTGCGGCATGTGAACTATCCCGCTGTCATCAAGGCCGATGGACTTGCCGCCGGCAAAGGTGTGATGATCTGCGAGACGGAAGCCGAAGCCACGCACGCACTCGATGAAGTCTTTACGCATCGCATCTTCGGCGAAGCCGGCTCGAGAATCGTCGTCGAGGAATTCATGCATGGCGAAGAGGCGAGTGTCTTTGCCATCACCGATGGTGCCGATTACGATGTGCTTGCACCGGCGCAGGACCACAAACGGATTCTCGATGGCGATCGCGGCAAGAACACTGGCGGCATGGGCGCGTACGCTCCCGCGCCAATCGTCACCGAAGAGATCATGGAGCAGGTCAAGCGAGAGATCATCGAGCCAACACTCAAAGGGCTTGCGAGCGAGAGCCGCCTCTACCGCGGGGTACTCTATGTTGGTCTCATGATTGCCAATGGCCGCGCGCGCGTCGTCGAGTTCAACGTCCGCTTTGGCGATCCCGAAGCAGAAGTTGTGATTCCACTCATCGATGGCGATCTCGCGGAGATTCTACTTGCCGCAGCGGAAGGCCGCCTCAAGGATGTCCTGCCGATCAAGCAATTTCCGGCGAGTGCGGTTACGGTCGTAATGGCAAGCCAGGGTTATCCTGAGAGCTATCAGACCGGCGAAGTCATCAGCGGACTTGAAGACTTCACACAAAAGCGCGAGATCGATGAGGGCACCGTCGTCTTCCACGGCGCGACTAAAGTCGATGATCGAGGGCGCTTTCTCACAAGTGGCGGACGTGTGTTGGCAGTGACCGCCGTCGGCTACGAAGATGATCTTCGCAAAACCATCTCGCAAGCATACAATGCCGTCTCGCAAATCAGCTTCAACGGGGCATATTACCGGAGCGATATCGGAGCGAAAGCACTACGGGCGGAAGCGGCTGTCTGAACCTGGGTTTTTGGGATTAGTGAGATTATTGCGATACGCGCTCCGCCGCCTGTAACAAACTCGCAAAACGGCGATTGTTACTACCGGCGGCCGGCTCCGGGTAAACGTGTTGGTTGGTTCATCATACGTGTTACTACAGTCCATTCCGGGCCGGGCGCCAAAACTTTCTGCTATTTTCCCCGGCAGCTTCATCCTCACTCGCATCGTGGCCTTCGCGCTGGATAGAACGGCGCGCCATAATTCATTCATGAACAGTGCCGATTCTGAGCCGGTCCGAAAGAATTCTGAAGATATTTTTGTAACCGGAGGCACCCTCGAGCGTTTTAGATACATGAGACACTTCCATTCGACCAACATCGCGTTCATTGGTTTCCTGATCTCCTCGGCCGCTGCGAGCCAAACAATTTCTGTGAGTCCGATCGCACGACTCGCTTATTGCACGGGTGACACCGTGCGGGTTGCTTACACAGCGACAGGGCCGTTCAACACTGGCAATCATTTTTATGCCGAGCTTTCCGATTCATCGGGATCGTTTGGGAGCTTTACATCAAGCGCCGCGCAAAGTTCGGCAATGAGCGGCACGTTGTCGATTCCAGTTACTGGCCCTGGTACCCACTATCGCGTTCGAGTTGCCGCGAGCGCGCCGTATGCCATCTCACCCGATAATGGCGTCAACATTACGGCTTCGACGCTTAAATTCGGTGGTACCTTCTGTGACGCTCCCCACAGGCTTCAAGTCTATGCGTCATCATATCCTGGCGGCGCGCAGAGTATTCCGGTCACGCTTGGATTCACGGGTCAGAGCATTACAATCGACGGGGGCTATTCAAACGATCCTGGTCTGACTTATTCCTGGCAATTCGAATCCGATGCTACCGTGGACACTTCGTTTCAGTATGCGCCGAGAGTGGTTCATAGCACAAGCGGACTAAAACGCGCGACGCTGGTCAACTCCAATGCATCGGGATGCTCGATCGTGTGGCCGTTCTGGTATGTGGTTGTGGATTGCAGGCCGACGATCCCACGAAACGCGCATGTGGTGACCGGAACAGAATCCGGTTCGGATTCCATTCTTTGGATTCAGGCCGGCGGCAATTACGAAATCAACACGCTGAGTCACCACGCGCTTGTTTTCGTTGAACCCGGAGGTGTCCTCACTGCGCTCGGAGGGTACGGGCAGTGCTATATCAAGGCCGGCGGTTCCGTTGTTCGCTCGCAGACGCCACAAGGCTTGACAGGGCTGACGGCAATCATCACTCCCGGCGTCACGCTCACGAGAGCGAATACGAACATCTTCGATACATTTTATTGTCCCACGCTCGATTTTGACTATTCTCTCGCCGGGGTCGATGACCCGCATGTGAACCCTGGGCTCACAATGCATCAAGTTGGAGACCGGCTTCTTGTTAACGCGGATGCAGAATCAATCGCGGTTCGTGTTGCGAATGTCCTCGGAGGAGAAGTTCTTGCAATGGAAGGCGAGAGAGAACTCGACCTGGATCTCTCATCGCTTCCTGCCGGGCTCTACATAGCGGTCGCACAAGCTGGCCGGGAGCGTCAGGTGGGGCGAGTGCTTATTACGCACTAACCTATTTCCCCGGCAACCGCACGCTAACCGCAACTGAGCGGTCATCGCGCAGTACGTGAAAGACGACGACATCGCCGACTTCATGGTCGAGTAATGCGCTTTGGAGTTGATCGGTACTGCGGATCTTCTCCTTATCCAGGGCAACGACCAAGTCGCCAGCCTGGATGCCGGCTTTATCGGCGATGCCACCACGATTGAGCGCCATCACGACCACACCGATATCGCTCGTGAGATTGTAATAGTCTTTTATCTGCGGCGTCACATCCTGCGCCTGCATCCCAAGCTTTCCAAGATCGATATTGCGATCGAGTTTGTCGCCAGAGCGCAACCGATCGA
The window above is part of the Bacteroidota bacterium genome. Proteins encoded here:
- the purD gene encoding phosphoribosylamine--glycine ligase is translated as MRILVLGGGAREHAIAWKLNQSEALGGRVQKIFCAPGNAGIAQVAELVEIIPTDAKAVVGFAMRERIDLVVIGPEGPLAMGVADALDKERIPVFGPRRNAALLESSKAFAKDFMHRHGIPTARYAVFSFEEQVECRAFLRHVNYPAVIKADGLAAGKGVMICETEAEATHALDEVFTHRIFGEAGSRIVVEEFMHGEEASVFAITDGADYDVLAPAQDHKRILDGDRGKNTGGMGAYAPAPIVTEEIMEQVKREIIEPTLKGLASESRLYRGVLYVGLMIANGRARVVEFNVRFGDPEAEVVIPLIDGDLAEILLAAAEGRLKDVLPIKQFPASAVTVVMASQGYPESYQTGEVISGLEDFTQKREIDEGTVVFHGATKVDDRGRFLTSGGRVLAVTAVGYEDDLRKTISQAYNAVSQISFNGAYYRSDIGAKALRAEAAV
- a CDS encoding DUF4905 domain-containing protein, yielding MISSSGILTGEERNIESKTGSLFAIEVLTGRVLWRGITLGEAWWFNSDRVTNDTLFVQTFRKPDLPEPKGIIAIDLHTGNIRWHQPDFSILGTTLNRVLVMRQGFTHREYCALDAMTGEIVQDFGVEQPIFPEGDELPDTFFADPIQEIPIALRSAIKVEDIRGPIDVLRHGFYEIYGLHRIGDHPDTKLLMNELIIFKKGRLVFRETIQAETPLPLPENFFVSHNILLYVKEKRTLVGVDLRHDART